In Luteipulveratus mongoliensis, the DNA window GCTACGCCACGAGATTCGACGACTGGCTGCTCCGTCCAACGACTGACGCGGGCAGCTGGGAGATATCGCTAGCGAAGCGCGTTCAGCTCGTCGAGGGCGCGATGGCCGCGCTCGACCACCCCTGGAACGGCATCGTGGTGCTCGTGACGGATGGGGATCTCGAGCAGGTGGAGGACCTGTGACGCTGCGAGCACCGCCGCCGACTCCCAGCCGATCAGGTCGAGGACTCTCGTCCACAGCCGCCCTCGGACACCGTCCAGCAGCGGGTCCCGGAAGGTGTACATCACGAGGGTCGTGAGGTCGGTCGCCCGCGTGCCGCTGCCTGCGTTCCCGATATCCACGACCGCCACCACCGCTCCGTCACGGACCAGGACATTGCCGGGGGTTGAGAGATCGGCATGGACCATGTCAGGTGCCTCTCGTGGTGGCGGGACGTCGGCACACACGAGCCGCAGGCGCTCGACCAAGGCCGAGACCGCGGGGGAGTACCCCGAGAGCCTGGCCACGGACTGCCGGAGATGCGACTGCTCCGGCGTCTCGTTGACGTCCGGCCCGGAGACAGCTGATTCCTGACCTGTGGCGACCCGCCAGGCGTACGACCAGTGGTCGTAGGGCTCGGAGGCTTGGCCAGCCTGGAGCTCGATGATCTCCATCAGCTGCTCAATGACGGACGTGGTCAGCGCAGGCGCGGGAGCCGCGTCAACGAGGTCCGTCAGATGCCATACATGAGTGGCTGTGGCTCCTACTCCGAGCCAGGCCGGGGTGGGATAGCCGCGCCCACGCATGTGCTCGACCACTCTCTGGGCTCGCAACGTCTCGTCCAGGTGGTTGGGGTGTGCCAGGGGCACTGCTTTGAGCACTGCATCTGCCCTTCCGGCCAGCTGGACGCGCATGGCACCCCCATTGACGCCGCCGGGTAGGCGACTGAGAAGAGTGACCTCTGTCCCGACCACGCCGGCCGCGTCGTCCAGGACCTCGGCCGGCAGCTCTTCGGGATGGGTGCCCTGGTTCACGCTCGGCCTACTCGATCCCGCTGATCTGGGTGCAGACCCAGTCGACCAGGGGTGTGAGCAGCCGCCAGTCCTTGGCGACCTTCGCGGTCAGGCCGGCGGTGTGGACCGCCGAGTCGAAGCCGTACGTCTTTCCCAGCGTCAGCGACTTGTGCTTCAGCAGCTCGATCCGCGGGTGATCCGCGTCGTAGCCGCGCGGCGCCGTCTTGAGGACGTCGCCGCCGAGCGTCCAGCCGCTGCGCTTGAGCCGGGTGAGCAGCTTGTCGAGCTCGATGCTCGCCGGGCTGTCGATGGCATGGCGAATCGCCTTGAGCCGCAACGGTGTCGCGTCGTAGAACCCGCCACCGACTCGGAACCCGGCTGCCGAGAGCTCGGCGTACCAGCCCGTTGCCGGCGCCGCCGCGACGTACGCCCCCTGGTGGATCTTGTAGGGCGTCTTGTCCTTGGAGAAGCGCACGTCGCGGTAGGGCCGGAACAGCTTGGCCTCACCGAACTCGGGCTCAAGCTCCTCGAGCAACGCCACCATCGGCGTCTTGACCGACTTCTCGTAGACCGTCTTGTGCGCGTCCCAGAAGGTCTTGGAGTTGTCCATCTCGAGGTCTTCGTAGAAGTCGAAGGCAGCCTCGGGGAATCCAGCAAAAGTCACGCTTGAAGCCTATGGCTGCCGTCCTTCGGGTCGCGATCGACTGTGCATTTCGTCGAGGGGGAACACCTTGCACCAGCCCTGCGAGTGGAGTGCGCGTCCGGCGCGGTCCACTGAGTCGTCATCAGGACTCAGAACGGCTCGCTCATCTAGCCCCATCACGGACGACCCCGTCGACCACCGATGACCGCCTCGATCTGACGCAGGGCGGCGTTGGGCGGATAGAGCGTGAAGGACGACTTCCTTCGGTAGTAGGCAGCCCAGTAGCTGGCGGCGCGTGCATGAGTGAGCTCGATGTACCGAGGATTCCAGATCCAGAAATCCCTGTAGGACGCGATGATCTGGTCGGGCTGCCGAGCAAGGCAGGTGGCGAATTCCTGTACCAGCGCGCCGATCTCGACGACGTACTCGCCACACAGCTGGACGACGAACGGGACGTGCCACGGAGCAGGCGTGGCTAAGAGCGTCGTCAGAGCGTGCTCGCGGACGCGGCCGTCGTGCGATCTCGTCAGCCATGCCTGGCGGACGTGTTCTGCCTGAAGGTCCTCTAGGCATGCGCCGGGTGCTTGGTAGTGCCGATAGGGAATCGCGAGGGTCTCGCCGCCCAGCAGAAGTGAGCCCCAGCTGTGCTGGTAGCTCTCGTGGATCAGGCTGCTCGAGGTCGGATGGTCCTCTGGGCCAAGACCGACCGCTGCCATGCGAACGGATGTCTCCAGCGCCCCTGGGAACGCCTCCAGCATCCGTTGTGTCATGGACAAAGTTTTCCACCCGGTGTCCGTGCTGGCATGGGGTCGCCTCACTCCTCCCGAGCGTAGGTGACTGTCCAGTAGCGGGTCGGTCCGCAGACCCGTGGCGCCCAAGGGCTACGCTCGGCGAGGACGCCCCAGGCGTCCGTGACCGCCCTTTTCACGCACGCAGGAGAACATCTGTGGCCACCATCGAAGCAATCGGCGCTCGCGAGATCCTGGACTCTCGCGGCAACCCCACCGTTGAGGTGGAGGTGGCCCTCGACGACGGCACGGTCGGTCGTGCGGCAGTGCCGAGCGGCGCGTCCACCGGTCAGTTCGAGGCGGTCGAGCGCCGGGACGGCGACAAGAAGCGCTACGGCGGCAAGGGCGTCGAGGACGCCGTCGACGCCGTCATGGAGCAGATCGCCCCTCACCTGCTCGGCTACGAGGCCAGCGAGCAGCGCCTCATCGACGCCGAGATGAACAACATCGACGGCACGGACAACAAGGGCACGCTCGGTGCGAACGCCATCCTCGGCGTCTCGCTCGCCGTCGCCAAGGCAGCCGCGGACTCCGCTGACCTGCCGCTGTTCCGCTACGTCGGCGGACCCAACGCGCATGTGCTCCCGGTGCCGATGCTCAACATCCTCAATGGTGGGGCGCACGCCGACTCCAACGTCGACATCCAGGAGTTCATGATCGCGCCGATCGGCGCGGAGAGCTTCCGTGAGGCGCTGCGCTGGGGCGCTGAGGTCTACCACGCGCTCAAGGGCGTGCTCAAGGAGAAGGGCCTGTCGACCGGCCTTGGCGACGAGGGTGGTTTCGCGCCCAACCTCGAGTCCAACCGCGCGGCGCTCGACCTGATCCTCGAGGCCATCACGAAGGCCGGCTTCACGCCCGGCAAGGATGTCGCGCTCGCGCTCGACGTCGCGGCCAGCGAGTTCCACGACAAGGGCAAATACACCTTCGAGGGCAAGGACATCTCCTCCAAGGAGCTCATTGCCTACTACGCCGACCTCGTCGCGTCCTACCCGCTGGTGTCCATCGAGGACCCGCTGGACGAGGAGGACTGGGACGGCTGGAAGGCCCTGACGGCCGAGCTCGGTGACAAGGTGCAGATCGTCGGCGACGACCTGTTCGTCACCAACCCGACGCGACTGCAGCGCGGCATCGACAACGACACGGCCAACTCGCTGCTGGTCAAGGTCAACCAGATCGGCACGCTGTCCGAGACGCTCGACGCGGTCTCGCTGGCCGCCCGCAACGGCTACACCAGCATGATGTCCCACCGCTCCGGCGAGACCGAGGACACCACGATCGCCGACCTGGCAGTGGCCACCAACTGCGGTCAGATCAAGACCGGCGCACCGGCTCGTTCGGACCGTGTCGCCAAGTACAACCAGCTCCTGCGCATCGAGGAGGAGCTGGATGACGCCGCGGTCTATGCCGGCTCCGGCGCCTTCCCGAGGTTCAAGGCCTGACCATGGCACGCGACCGGCGTCCGGCGAAGGCGACCAAGCCACGTCCCGCTGCGGGGTCCCGCCCCGCAGTGCGAACCGGCCGCGGTCGTACGACGTCGGCGCCGGCCCGGGGGACGTCACGACCATCGGTGCGGTCCGCGTCGGCGGTCCCGCCCAAGCCCGCTGGTCGGCGTCGGCCTCGGTCCATGCGCCGCATGGTGACGCTCGGTTTGATGTTCGTGTTCCTGGCGGTGCTGATCATTCCGACGCTGCGCAACTACCTGCACCAGCGTTCGCAGATCAACGCGCTCAACGACAAGGTCACCGCGCAGCAGCAGTCCGTGACCGGCCTCCAGCGCGACCGTGACCGTTGGGCCAACCCGACCTACGTCCAGCAGCAGGCTCGCCAGCGGCTCGGCTTCGCCAAGCCCGGTGAGCGCGCGTACATCCTGATCGACGACAAGGGCACCGCGCACGAGGCGCCCGCGCAGACCACCGGCGTACCTCATGACAAGGCGCACGACGACCGCCCCTGGTACGGCCAGGTGTGGGAGTCGGTCAAGCGTTCAGGCGGGACAGCTCAGACCAAGTGAACGACCCAACCATCGCGCGCACCGACCTCGACTGGATCGAGCACCAGCTCGGCCGACCCCCACGCGGCATCGTCGCCATCGCCCACCGCTGCGCGTGCGGCTGCCCCACCGTCGTACGCACCCTGCCGCGGCTGCCCGACGGCACGCCGTTCCCGACCTCCTTCTACGCGACCTGCCCTCGGCTCACGGGCGCCATCAGCACACTCGAAGCCTCCGGCATGATGAAGGAGATGTCCGAGCGACTGCAGGCGGATCCCGTTCTGGCAGAAGCTTATCGGGCCGCGCACGAGGACTATCTGAGGCGACGCGGGGAGCTCGGTGAGCCCGTGCCCGAGATCGATGGCATCTCCGCAGGTGGCATGCCGACCCGCGTGAAGTGCCTGCACGTCCTGGTCGCGCACTCGCTCGCGGTCGGCCCCGGCATCAACCCGCTGGGCGACGAGGCTCTGGCGGCGCTTCCGGAGTGGTGGCAGGGAGGGTGCTGCGGCGCTCCCGAGAAGGACGATGCATGAGAGTCGGCGCAATCGACTGCGGTACCAACTCGATTCGGCTGCTGATCGCCGACCGTGAGGACGGCGCCCTGACGGACATCGTCCGCCGGATGGAGATCGTCCGGCTCGGGCAAGGCGTCGACGTCACCGGCCGCATCGCACCGGAAGCCATGGACCGTACGCTCCGGGTCGCCGCCGAGTACGCCGCCCAGTGTCATGAGCACGGCGCCGAGAGGGTCCGTTTCGTGGCGACATCGGCGTCGCGCGACGCGTCCAACGCGGCGGAGTTCGTCGACGGAATCCGTTCTGCCTTCGGCGATCTCGACGTGACGCCCCAGGTCGTGTCGGGTGACGAGGAGGCCTCGCTGAGCTTCACCGGCGCGACCGGTGACCTGCTCGCCTCAGGCGTGCGAGCGCCGTACCTCGTGGTCGATCTCGGTGGCGGTTCGACCGAGCTGGTGCGCGGCACAACGGCTGTTGAGCAGGCGCGGTCGGTTGACATCGGCTGCGTGCGGATGACCGAGCGGCACCTGCGGTCCGACCCGCCGACCTGCACCGAGATCGCCGCTGCACTGGCGGACATCCACGCGGCGCTGGACCTCGCCGAACGGACCGTCGACCTGAGTGGAATCGGCACGCTCGTCGGGCTCGCGGGCTCCGTCACCACGATCACGGCTCACGCGTTGGGTCTGCGCCGCTACGACTCGGCGGCCATTCACGGGACCTCGCTGCCGGTCGATGTCGTGCTCGGCGCCTGCACCGATCTGCTCGAGATGACCCGTGAGCAGCGGGCGTCACTGGGCTTCATGCACGAGGGGCGAGTCGATGTGATCGGTGCGGGCGCCCTGGTCTGGCGCACCGTGATCGAGCGCATGATCGACCGCTCGGCCATCACTGAGGTGACCGCCAGCGAGCACGACATCCTCGACGGCATCGCCCTCTCCGTCCCCTCGCTGGTCGAGTAGCCCGGAGCTCCCGCGGCGTTGGTCGAGTAGCCCGGACCGCTAGCGGAGGGCGTATCGAGACCAGGCGAGATCGAGGGAGACTCGGCATCCGCGGTGTCGGTGGTCTCGATACGGCTCGCCCTACGGGGCTCGCCTACTCGACCGGCGAATAGCGGCCGGTCAGCCTTTGACGGCGCCTTCGAGTCCGCCGCGGAGGAAGAACCGCTGGAACACCAGGAAGAACACGATCGGCACCGCCGCCGAGATCAGCAGCGCGGCCAAGAACACGTCCAGCTCGGTGACCGGCGCGAGGTTGGGCAGCCGCACCGACAACGGCTGCTTGTCCGGCTCGGGCAGCACGATCAGCGGCCAGAGGAAGTCCTTCCACGCGGCCAGCACCGCGAAGACCGAGACCACTCCGAGCACAGGCCGCGACATCGGCAGCACCACGCTCCAGAACAGCCGGAAGTCCCCGGCCCCGTCCACGCGAGCGGCCTCGATGATCTCGCGCGGCAGGTTGTCGAAGAACCGCTTCACCACCGCGACGTTGAACGCACTGGCACCAGCCGGCAGGAAGACGCCCCAGAACGAGTTCACCAGCGACACGTGCACCACCGGCACGTCGAGCACGGTCAGGTAGAGCGGCACGAGCAGCACCACCGTCGGCACGAACATCGTGGCCAGCACTAGCGCATAGATCACCCGCCCGAATCGCGGCCGCAGGATCGACAGTGAGTAGCCCGCAGTGGTGGCGACGATCATCTGAATCGCCCACGAACCGAGAGCAATGACAACGGTGTTCATGAAGTAGCGCCGCAAGTCGAGGTCCACCCACGCGGTCCGCAGGTTCGCGAAGTCGGCCCCGTGCGGGAACAGCGCCATCGGGTCACGCAGCGTGTCCTGCGTAGGCGTGATCGCTGACTTGGCCAGCCACAGGATCGGTCCGAGCGCGCCGACGACCAGCCCGATGAGCACCAGGGTGTTGAGCGCCCGACGCAAGATCCCGACGAGCGGCTGTCGTCGTTCGTACGCCGAGGTGAGCCCTCGCGACTCGTCGTCGAGAGGAGCCGGTCGCCGAGAATGATTGGAAGGCAACGGTTCTCGATCCTCGACCGCTCGGCGTACGTCGTCCGGCAGCTGAGTCGTCGTCATCACGAGCTCCAGGACCGGGTGAGGCGGAAGTAGATCGCCGACAGGATCGCGAGGACGGCGGCCAGCATCAGGCTCAGTGCAGTCGCCTCGCCGTACGCACCGCCAGTCGTGTTGCCGAACGCGTAGTTGTAGACCATCAGCAGCACCGTGAGGGTGGCGTTGTCCGGCCCGCCGTCGGTGAACAGGTACGGCTCCAAGAAGACCTGCGCCGTCCCAATCACCTGCAGTATCAACGTGATCAGCATGATGCTGCGCAGGTGGGGGAGCGTGACGTGCCAGATCTTGCGCCAGACGCCGGCGCCGTCGACCTCGGCGGCGTCGTACAGCTCGGGCGGCACACTGACGAGCGCGGCGAGGTAGATGATGACCGTCCCGCCCGCGGCGGCCCACGTCGCTTCGAGCACCAGAGCCGGCATGACCAGCGACGTCGACTCCAGCCAGTGGAACGGCCCGAGCCCGATCCAGCCGAGGATCGTGTTGAACACCCCGGTCGAGCCGGCGTCGTAGAAGAACCGCCACAGCAGCACGGCGACGGCCGGCGGGATGACGACCGGCAGGTACGCCAGCACTGTGTAGAGCCCGCGCGCCCGCCGCAGGTCGTTCATCACAACCGCGAGAAACAGCGGCATCGGGTAGCCGAAGATCAGCGCCAGCAACGCGAAGTAGCCGGTGTTCTGGACCGCGGTCGGCAGGTCCGGATCGGCGAGGACGGTGCGGAAGTTGTCCAGCCCGACCCACCGCGCCGGCTCGACCAGGTTGGTGGCCTGAAAGCTCATGACGACCGACTTGATGATCGGCCACCACGAGAACATCCCAAACACCAGGAGCATCGGCAGCAGGAACACCACCCCGCCGAGCCCGCGGGGCGCGCGGACCCGGCGCCGGCGTACCGGCGAAGGCTTGGTAGCCGCAGTCATGGCGACCCTTTCTACGGAGTGGGGGCGGCCCGGCGAGCGGGCCGCCCTCCGCGGCTACTTCAGGAGCGTGGTGGCCTTCTGGTTGGCGGACTTCAGGAGGGCGGGGATGTCGGCGTTCTTGTCGCTGAGCACCTTTTGCACCACGGAGTCGAGGACGCCGTAGGTCTCCTGCGTCTTGCTCGACGGCTCGGAAATCAGCTGCTGCTTGAAGACGCCGTCGGTGAA includes these proteins:
- a CDS encoding Ppx/GppA phosphatase family protein, with amino-acid sequence MRVGAIDCGTNSIRLLIADREDGALTDIVRRMEIVRLGQGVDVTGRIAPEAMDRTLRVAAEYAAQCHEHGAERVRFVATSASRDASNAAEFVDGIRSAFGDLDVTPQVVSGDEEASLSFTGATGDLLASGVRAPYLVVDLGGGSTELVRGTTAVEQARSVDIGCVRMTERHLRSDPPTCTEIAAALADIHAALDLAERTVDLSGIGTLVGLAGSVTTITAHALGLRRYDSAAIHGTSLPVDVVLGACTDLLEMTREQRASLGFMHEGRVDVIGAGALVWRTVIERMIDRSAITEVTASEHDILDGIALSVPSLVE
- a CDS encoding phosphotransferase, with amino-acid sequence MNQGTHPEELPAEVLDDAAGVVGTEVTLLSRLPGGVNGGAMRVQLAGRADAVLKAVPLAHPNHLDETLRAQRVVEHMRGRGYPTPAWLGVGATATHVWHLTDLVDAAPAPALTTSVIEQLMEIIELQAGQASEPYDHWSYAWRVATGQESAVSGPDVNETPEQSHLRQSVARLSGYSPAVSALVERLRLVCADVPPPREAPDMVHADLSTPGNVLVRDGAVVAVVDIGNAGSGTRATDLTTLVMYTFRDPLLDGVRGRLWTRVLDLIGWESAAVLAASQVLHLLEIPIRHEHHDAVPGVVERGHRALDELNALR
- the eno gene encoding phosphopyruvate hydratase — its product is MATIEAIGAREILDSRGNPTVEVEVALDDGTVGRAAVPSGASTGQFEAVERRDGDKKRYGGKGVEDAVDAVMEQIAPHLLGYEASEQRLIDAEMNNIDGTDNKGTLGANAILGVSLAVAKAAADSADLPLFRYVGGPNAHVLPVPMLNILNGGAHADSNVDIQEFMIAPIGAESFREALRWGAEVYHALKGVLKEKGLSTGLGDEGGFAPNLESNRAALDLILEAITKAGFTPGKDVALALDVAASEFHDKGKYTFEGKDISSKELIAYYADLVASYPLVSIEDPLDEEDWDGWKALTAELGDKVQIVGDDLFVTNPTRLQRGIDNDTANSLLVKVNQIGTLSETLDAVSLAARNGYTSMMSHRSGETEDTTIADLAVATNCGQIKTGAPARSDRVAKYNQLLRIEEELDDAAVYAGSGAFPRFKA
- a CDS encoding carbohydrate ABC transporter permease encodes the protein MTAATKPSPVRRRRVRAPRGLGGVVFLLPMLLVFGMFSWWPIIKSVVMSFQATNLVEPARWVGLDNFRTVLADPDLPTAVQNTGYFALLALIFGYPMPLFLAVVMNDLRRARGLYTVLAYLPVVIPPAVAVLLWRFFYDAGSTGVFNTILGWIGLGPFHWLESTSLVMPALVLEATWAAAGGTVIIYLAALVSVPPELYDAAEVDGAGVWRKIWHVTLPHLRSIMLITLILQVIGTAQVFLEPYLFTDGGPDNATLTVLLMVYNYAFGNTTGGAYGEATALSLMLAAVLAILSAIYFRLTRSWSS
- a CDS encoding DUF2461 domain-containing protein, with product MTFAGFPEAAFDFYEDLEMDNSKTFWDAHKTVYEKSVKTPMVALLEELEPEFGEAKLFRPYRDVRFSKDKTPYKIHQGAYVAAAPATGWYAELSAAGFRVGGGFYDATPLRLKAIRHAIDSPASIELDKLLTRLKRSGWTLGGDVLKTAPRGYDADHPRIELLKHKSLTLGKTYGFDSAVHTAGLTAKVAKDWRLLTPLVDWVCTQISGIE
- a CDS encoding carbohydrate ABC transporter permease; its protein translation is MTTTQLPDDVRRAVEDREPLPSNHSRRPAPLDDESRGLTSAYERRQPLVGILRRALNTLVLIGLVVGALGPILWLAKSAITPTQDTLRDPMALFPHGADFANLRTAWVDLDLRRYFMNTVVIALGSWAIQMIVATTAGYSLSILRPRFGRVIYALVLATMFVPTVVLLVPLYLTVLDVPVVHVSLVNSFWGVFLPAGASAFNVAVVKRFFDNLPREIIEAARVDGAGDFRLFWSVVLPMSRPVLGVVSVFAVLAAWKDFLWPLIVLPEPDKQPLSVRLPNLAPVTELDVFLAALLISAAVPIVFFLVFQRFFLRGGLEGAVKG
- a CDS encoding DUF501 domain-containing protein, with product MNDPTIARTDLDWIEHQLGRPPRGIVAIAHRCACGCPTVVRTLPRLPDGTPFPTSFYATCPRLTGAISTLEASGMMKEMSERLQADPVLAEAYRAAHEDYLRRRGELGEPVPEIDGISAGGMPTRVKCLHVLVAHSLAVGPGINPLGDEALAALPEWWQGGCCGAPEKDDA
- a CDS encoding FtsB family cell division protein, whose protein sequence is MRRMVTLGLMFVFLAVLIIPTLRNYLHQRSQINALNDKVTAQQQSVTGLQRDRDRWANPTYVQQQARQRLGFAKPGERAYILIDDKGTAHEAPAQTTGVPHDKAHDDRPWYGQVWESVKRSGGTAQTK